The window ACGATTGCCGGTGGCCCGAACGAAGGCCATAAGGACGCGCTCGGCGAGGCCGTCTACGAGGCATATTCCGAACCATGATGTACCAATCGAAGGCGCCCCATCTCGAACCATCACACACGTCCTTGGTAACCAATGAGACCGCTGGCTCGTTGCCGTCGAGTCGGCTCTCGGATTCAAATCGATACGATGGCTGATTTCGACACGACGGCGTTCATCACGGAAGCGGTTCACAGCGGTGAGGAAGTGGCCGAACTGAGCTCCGAATCGGGGGACGTCGTCTCACCGATTCATCTCGCGACACATCACGCGATGCGTTCTCCCGGGGTTGCCGAACACGATTACAAATACTCCCGGTTCGGGAATCCAACACGGGACGCGCTCGAAACACGCCTCGCTCGACTCATCGGAGCGAACGAGGCCATCGCGTTCAGTTCCGGGACAGCAGCCATCGCGACGGCGTGTCTCGCCCTCTGTGATTCCGGCGATCATGTCGTCGCGTTCGACGGGGTCTACGGCGGTACGAGAGTCCTGTTCGACGATTTACTGCGAGAACAGATGGGCGTCGACATCGAGTACGTGGACGCGACGAACACTGACGCGATCGAGGCTGCGATTCGACCTGAGACGAGCCTCCTCTGGCTGGAAACGCCGACCAACCCACTACTGAAGCTCTGTGACCTGCATGGAGCGGCCGAAATCGCCCGCGAGAACGGAGTGAAACTCGGCGTCGATAACACATTCGCTACGCCGTACTTCCAACGACCGCTCGAAATCGGTGCGGACGTCGTCGTTCACAGTACGACCAAATATCTGAACGGTCATAGCGATTCGACCGGCGGCGTAGTTGCGACCGACGATTCGGACATCGCCGAACGCGTCTCGGAACTTCAGCAGTACACCCTTGGGAATCTACTCCCCCCGTTCGACGCATATCTCGTCCTCCGTGGGGTGAAGACGCTCCCCCTGCGAATGACCCAACACGAAACGAACGCGCAGGCCATTGCGGACTATCTCGTCGACCATTCGGCCGTCAGCGAGGTGAACTATCCGGGGCTCGAATCCCATCCGCAGCATGCGTTGGCCCGGCGACAGATGGACGGGTTCGGCGGCATCGTCTCGTTCGAACTGGATGCCACCGAAGCAGAAACGAGAGCGGTAATCGAGGAACTGGACCTGTTCACGACCGCGGTGAGTCTCGGGGGCGTCGAATCCTTGGTCGACCACCCCTGGACGATGTCGGCTTCGTTTATGCCAGCGGCGGACCGCCGCGAAGCAGGAATCTCGGAGTCGCTCGTGCGGATGCCGGTCGGTATCGAGAGTAGTACGGATTTGATTCGGGATATCGAACAAGCGTTGAACTACCTTTGAACGCCTCCGGCGCCGCGGTTCGGTGCCTTCGGCACCTGATAGTGGTTCTTTTCCGAACATCCACAGTGGTCCTTCTCGAACCAATTCTAGACCCAGCGGCAGCCATCTCCATCGTTGGTGACAGGGTGGCTGTCGAGAAGCAGTGTTATTCCGAATAGCATAAGAAAATTTACTGGAAATCGTTCCACCGAGCGCTTAACTAACCTTAGTACGTGTAATGCGACAAGCGATGAAAGTAACCGATAGCAAACATATCGTCGCGTTATGCGGTAGTCAGCGCGACGGCAGTCATACTCGGCAGGCACTCGAACGGGCCCTGAAAGCGGCCGAGGCTGACGGTGCCACGACCGACCTCGTTGACCTCGCCGCGCTGGATCTCCCCGTCTTTGACCCCGATCGGAGTGACGCCGGGGACGCTACGGAACTCCGCCGCCGCGTCCGGAATGCTGACGGGGTTTTGCTGGGTTCCCCGATGTACCATGGGTCGTACTCGTCGGTTCTGAAGACCGCACTCGATTACTGTGGGTTCGACGAGTTCGAAGAAACAACCGTCGGCCTACTGGTCGTCTCCGGTGGCGGATTCCCCACGCCTGCATTGGAGCATCTCCGGTCCGTTTCGCGGGCACTCGATGCGTGGGTGCTTCCCCATCAAGTCGCAATCCCCGATTCACACAGCGCCTTCGAAGCTGGCCGATTAACCGACGAGCGTCTAATCGAGCGCATCGAGACGCTTGGGACGGACCTCGTCGAATACGCCGGCGTCGAATCGTACCCGGAAACCACTGCCGCCTGTGCCGTTCCCACGGCTGATTAACCATGTCCGCTGAGACCGACTCCCGACAGAACGAAATCGAGACACAGAACGCATCCGCCTGCCCCGTCATAGAGGCCATCGAGCAGATCGGGACACCGTGGCGTATGAACGTCATCTATGCGCTCAAAGAGGGTGAAACGCGGTTCAACGAACTCAAACGGGCGACGGGCGCCCGCTCGAAGACCCTCTCGGATGCACTCGACGTACTGGTCGAGAACGATATCGTGGTCCGAAGGATGGAAGAAGACGCGCCAGTCGCTGTCTACTACGGCCTTACGACAAAAGGGGAGGCGCTCCTCGACGTGTTATCGGACCTGGACGAGTGGGCCCGGGACTGGGGTGAAGAGGTCCCGGATGAGACAATTTCCGCCCCCACGACGACTGAAACGGCCGATTGAGTTATCGTATCTGTTTTTGAACATTTCCAAGCGGGGCGCGGGAGGTCGCTCGAGACGGGGGAGTGGCAATACATTCATCACCGTTACTGCTCGTTCTGTATTATGGCGCAAGACGCGCGTAAGAAGCGGCGACGAACCCGTATCGCGGTGGCGTCGACTGAATCACCGAACCCCGAACGCTTCGTGACTCGCTCGTTCGAGTCCGGGAGGCATCAGCCATGAACGGGTTAAGCGGGAAGACCGCCCTCGTGACAGGGGCTGGCTCTGGAATCGGCCGTGCGTCGGCGTTCCGGTTCGCCGAAGAAGACGCCAACGTGGTCGTCGCTGACGTCGTCGAAGACACCGGCCGCGAGACTGCCGAACGGATTCAGGACGCGGGCGGAAACGCCACGTTCGTCGAGGTGGATGTCTCCGACCTCGCGTCCGTCGAACACATGGTCGATGTCGCCGTGGAAACGTACGGGAGCCTCGATTTCGCGCACAACAACGCCGGCATTCTCACCGACTTCGTCGAGGTCACCGGTATTCAGGAGGGCCAGTGGGACAAGATTATCGACGTGAACCTCAAAGGCATCTGGGCCTGCCTCAAGGCCGAACTTCCGGTAATGGAGCAGCAGGGACACGGCGCTATCGTCAACACCGCCTCCGAAGCGGGATTGGTCGGGATGGGCGGCCTATCCAGTTATTCGGCGAGCAAGCACGGCGTCGTCGGACTGACGAAATCGGTCGCACTCGAATACGCCAGCCGCGGCATTCGCGTTAACGCGATTGCGCCGGGGCCGACGAAGACGAACATCCAGTCGGGCATGCTCGGCGGCGACCCGGGCGAGACGCCGTCGCTGCGTGACCGCGTCAAGACGGCCGTCAAACTGATTCGGACGGCGATTCGGACCCTACGTGCCGACTACGATACCTCGGCGATGCGTGAGGTGCCGATGGACCGGATCGCCGAACCCGAAGAGATGGCTGGCGTGGTGGCGTTCCTCTGTTCGAACGATGCCTCGTACATCACCGGCCACACGGTTCCGGTCGATGGCGGTCAGGCGGCCGATTGAGAACTCTCGTCATCCTTCTCCATCGCCGATGGAGTCGATACCGTTCGCATCGACTCGCTGGTCGTTGTGCCTCAGTTGGTGACACGTAGTGTGCCCTTTCACGACGGCCACATCACCGGTATTACACAAACAGTGGGCAGGTCGGCACGGAGTGGGAGGACAGTTACAAGAGCGAGTCCGCTACTCCCTCAGGGGCGATAGTTTCAGTCGATGGCCCGTCTCGTCCTCGTGTGCCAGCAATACGTCCGCCGGCGTCGGCTCCGAATCCACGTCAACGACCTGATCGAATCGACACTCCGTACACTTGACGACCATTTCATCGCGCATTTTCGGTAGATGTGTCGCACATCGGATGGGTTCTATTGACCGACGCGTTTGCTGGTGACATCCCCGTATGTTCCCGGATACGTTCCACAACCGATTCCCGGCTCATCCCTCGCTAGTCGGCGTAACCGAGAGATTGTGACCCGTCTTCCGGCCGTGGTCCGTGATGATGTCCGCAGGGAATCCTTTCCCGGCCGTGTCTTCGGTCGCCGAGAAGTGACACTCGGTACACTCGATACGCATCTCGTCGCCAGTAGCGGGGTTCACGGTAGCCCGTTCTGCACGACGCAGCACGACAAGGCTGGGGGCTAAAATGTTACCCCCACCGCAAAATCCTGCCGAGGGGCCTGACCCAACGGTTTGGGGGCCCGCCTCGTTAACGAACGGATGCTGCCGGGAGCGTGATTCTGACGACGGTCCCGGTCGGGTCGTTGTCCTCGAAAGCGATGGTTCCATCTGACATCTGAGTCGCCCAATAGAGAATCCACAGGCCGAGCCCCCGGGTATGAGAGAGCGGGGTTTCTTCCGGGAGCGTTATCGCCTCCCGGTCGGTCTCCGGGAGACCGGTCCCCGTGTCCGCAATCGTGAGTTGGACCGTGTCGTCGTCTCGAAACGCAGCCGTAACGGTGACCGACACATCGGTCGTGTTGTGTTCGAGAGCGTTCGTGAGCGCCTCCTCAATCGCAATCGGAAGTGCGGGATGGGCGGTTACCCAGCATTCCTCCGGCAGGGTCGAAGAGAGCGTCCCGGTCGGGTATTCCTGCCGGACCTGCTGGAGTTGGTTTTCGATTACCGACGTCAACTCCAGGTCGACCGACCCGGGAGTATCCCAGATCGAGACGATCTTTCGCGTCCGGTCGCTGGTTTCGAGAAGCCCATCGAGATGCTCACGAATCACGCGGAGGTCGTCGGTGACGTCGTCGGTTTCAGTAGCACGTTCGATGTTTCCGAGATGCCCAAGGACGACCGAGAGTTCGTTCCGAAGGTTGTGGCGTAAGACCCGTTGATTTATTCTGAGCAGTTTGGTGAGTTCTTGTGTTTCGGCCAACTGTTCGTTTGATTCAACCGCAAAGAGACTCACACGGGTGCCGACTGCCGCGCCGAGAGTCGTCGCAAACGAGAGGAGAAAGGAAAGTTCGTCGTTACGCCCATCCAGCGACCACGTCATCCAGATGGCGAACGCCATAACCGCGAACGACCCGGCTACGAGCGTGCCAATCAGCAACGCTCGCCATTGGCCGGCCTCGGATATCGGTCGCCCGGAGAGTTCATACCCCGTATAGAGTATTATCGTGGAGACACCCGTAATCATGAGCATCTCGAGGAGCGATTCCAGCCCGCTGCCTTCGACATAGGAGTGGACGATTCCAAGCCCGAAACAGAGCCACCCGAGCGCGTAGAATCCATATCGAGGGTGGATGGTTTCGGTTGTGAACGACATACGACATGATTTCAGTTGAGGGGTATATTCTTTTGCCTACTCGGTGCCGTCTCCGCGATGACAACCGGACGTTTCGGGCTGAACATGAGGTTACTACCTCGACCACGGAGGCGAGCGTTGCGTCCGTACGTGGCTGAGTTGACTTCGAGATACGATTCGTCGGTCGAAACCTGTAGCCGTATCGCGAATGACGGCTGGGACTTCCCCAGAACAGTCGTACTCTATAAGCACACTGCGGCCAACGGTGAATCGCCGTTGCCTGCGAGAAGAAATAAACGACGAGGATTAAGGGTGGGGCTTATCTGACTTCTCCGTAGGTTCTGATGAGTTCGCCCTCGAAGTACCGACGCTGCTCGAATCCAAGGGCGTTACACAGCAATGTATGTCCCATGAAGGAGACAGCATAATCTCCCATCCCAAAGGGATGGAGTTCGGTCTGCTGGGCCGGCGGTAGGACCGAACCAACGACGTTGATTTCAGCATCACCCGCTTGGAGCCGGCCTGCGCCTACACCACCACTAATCGTACCGGCGACTTCGCCCCCGGCGTTCTCGAAGGTGTCGACATCCACGATAGTCGCCGGCTGGTCAACATCGGTCGTATAGCC of the Natronomonas halophila genome contains:
- a CDS encoding winged helix-turn-helix transcriptional regulator encodes the protein MSAETDSRQNEIETQNASACPVIEAIEQIGTPWRMNVIYALKEGETRFNELKRATGARSKTLSDALDVLVENDIVVRRMEEDAPVAVYYGLTTKGEALLDVLSDLDEWARDWGEEVPDETISAPTTTETAD
- a CDS encoding sensor histidine kinase, with the protein product MSFTTETIHPRYGFYALGWLCFGLGIVHSYVEGSGLESLLEMLMITGVSTIILYTGYELSGRPISEAGQWRALLIGTLVAGSFAVMAFAIWMTWSLDGRNDELSFLLSFATTLGAAVGTRVSLFAVESNEQLAETQELTKLLRINQRVLRHNLRNELSVVLGHLGNIERATETDDVTDDLRVIREHLDGLLETSDRTRKIVSIWDTPGSVDLELTSVIENQLQQVRQEYPTGTLSSTLPEECWVTAHPALPIAIEEALTNALEHNTTDVSVTVTAAFRDDDTVQLTIADTGTGLPETDREAITLPEETPLSHTRGLGLWILYWATQMSDGTIAFEDNDPTGTVVRITLPAASVR
- a CDS encoding SDR family NAD(P)-dependent oxidoreductase, producing MNGLSGKTALVTGAGSGIGRASAFRFAEEDANVVVADVVEDTGRETAERIQDAGGNATFVEVDVSDLASVEHMVDVAVETYGSLDFAHNNAGILTDFVEVTGIQEGQWDKIIDVNLKGIWACLKAELPVMEQQGHGAIVNTASEAGLVGMGGLSSYSASKHGVVGLTKSVALEYASRGIRVNAIAPGPTKTNIQSGMLGGDPGETPSLRDRVKTAVKLIRTAIRTLRADYDTSAMREVPMDRIAEPEEMAGVVAFLCSNDASYITGHTVPVDGGQAAD
- a CDS encoding NADPH-dependent FMN reductase translates to MKVTDSKHIVALCGSQRDGSHTRQALERALKAAEADGATTDLVDLAALDLPVFDPDRSDAGDATELRRRVRNADGVLLGSPMYHGSYSSVLKTALDYCGFDEFEETTVGLLVVSGGGFPTPALEHLRSVSRALDAWVLPHQVAIPDSHSAFEAGRLTDERLIERIETLGTDLVEYAGVESYPETTAACAVPTAD
- a CDS encoding trans-sulfuration enzyme family protein, encoding MADFDTTAFITEAVHSGEEVAELSSESGDVVSPIHLATHHAMRSPGVAEHDYKYSRFGNPTRDALETRLARLIGANEAIAFSSGTAAIATACLALCDSGDHVVAFDGVYGGTRVLFDDLLREQMGVDIEYVDATNTDAIEAAIRPETSLLWLETPTNPLLKLCDLHGAAEIARENGVKLGVDNTFATPYFQRPLEIGADVVVHSTTKYLNGHSDSTGGVVATDDSDIAERVSELQQYTLGNLLPPFDAYLVLRGVKTLPLRMTQHETNAQAIADYLVDHSAVSEVNYPGLESHPQHALARRQMDGFGGIVSFELDATEAETRAVIEELDLFTTAVSLGGVESLVDHPWTMSASFMPAADRREAGISESLVRMPVGIESSTDLIRDIEQALNYL